The region AGGACGGCCTGGTTCTTCATCTCTTCAAACGTGCCGTCATAATTGATCGTGAGCAGCGAGTCCCGCTCCGGCTTCTGTCCCAGCTCAGCCAGCAGAATCCGGACGATAAACGGCGCCTTATAGACCTCTTCAAACGCTTGCTTGATCACCGGCGCGATCCCGTACTTAACCAGGCGCGAACCCGTCACATCGGAGGGCGAACGGTTGAACCCCTCGACATGCGCCATCTCCAGCAGGTTGAACCGCAGCTTTTCCAAATCCGCCGGATGCCCCATGCCTCCCAGCGCGATCCGATCGTAAATCTCATAGAGCTTCGAGGTCCCTTTGCTGACGGTCGTCAGCAGAATACCGCCCTCGTAGACGAGCCCGACAACCGGGCTGCCCTGCCGGAACTGTTCATCGAGATACGACCGGCGATTACCGACCGCTTCCACCCACCGATAGGGTTCTTCATACATGGCGCGACACCTTCGTTTCGAACAATGGTTTCAGCGTCGAATCCGGGATCGTCCGCAGCCCGTCCTGCGTAATGAGCTTGATGACCGGATAGAGGCTCGCCTCCCGGTTGACCCCGCCGGTCGCCGAATCGAACTCGGCCGCACTCGTCAGCAGGCGCAACGCCTGAATCGTCGCCTCTTCTTCATTCAACTGCACGAGCGGACGCTCACCCCACGTATTGACGTAGTGGAGAATGCCGCGGATCGTCGGCGAGCCTGAACCGGACACCGCATACTCCACGCCTTCAAACTCAGCCCCGAGAATATCGTAGAAGAAAATCTTCGCCGTCCCCTGCTCGAAATCGTACCCGGCAAAGACCGGCACCACCGCGCCGGTTCCCGCCAAGGCCGCAGCCACATTCTCCTTCAAGAGCTTGGACACCGCGCGCAGCTTCCCTTCGAAACTCAACTCTTGAAGTTGCGTCCGCCGGTAATATTTGAAGGAATGCTCCAGCACCCGCACCATCTCATAGGCCGTGGCGGGCACGCCGGCAATCGCCATGACACTGTGCCGGTCGATCTCTAGGACCTTGTCCGTCCGGTCATACATCACCATATTGCCGGCCGTGGCCCGCCGATCGCCGGCCACCAGCACGCCGTCACGATATTTGAACGCGAGAATCGTCGTCGCGCTCGTCAGCTCCTGTCCGTTCCCGGCCTGGCCGGGACTCCCTAATGTATAGCCCTGCTCTTTGAGCAGTTGAAAGAAATCGCCCTGCATTCCCATTGAAACCTCCAGGCTAGGGGGCACGAGGCGAGGGGCGAGAGGAAACCCACCTGCCCCTCCCATCGCCTCTTGCCTATTGCCTCTCGCCTATTCACCAGTTCTTTGCCGATACCGCTCAGCCTGCTTCGGATCGACCTTCTTCATGCGCTTCATCAAACTGTCCTTATCGGGCGACCCAATATCAGGCCGCTTGGGTCCGCTGCCTTCCTCCAATGGGCTCGGCGCTTTCGGCATTGGATCACCCGGCCCCTCGCGCCGTTCCGGCATGCTTGTATATGTCATGATCGTGCATCCTTTCGTCGATTCCAGGCCGTCATCGCTTCGGCGGGAGACGCAGCCGCCTCCAGCACCGCCGCACAGGCCTTCACATCCTCGGGAGTGAACAGATCGCCCATTTCCAAGGTCTTGGGCATCAACCCGCCGGAAAACTGAATGCGCTCCCACTGCATCGACTTGATCTGGTCCGGGAAACGCCGCACACAGAGCCCGCGCAAGCCACCGCGTGTATCGCTGGGACCAGCCGACAAGGCCCGCTCAATGTCGGCTTCCGTTGTCATGCGCCAGACCTTGCCTTCCGCTTCAAGCCCCAGATACAGCCCGCGCTCGGCATTCACATTGTGATATTCAAGGTCCAAGCTGGCCAGCCAGGGATCATCCCAGCCAATCCGTTCTTCCCGCATGAAGGTTTCCAGAAGCCACAGCTTCGTGACCCAATCCAAGCGCCCCACCAGCTGCGCGCGATCCGTCGTAAGGAGCGTCAGCGTCTGCCGCCATTCCCGCAAGATCCAATCCGTATCCGGATCTGACCCGGCGAACTCTGCCTCCGCCGCCGCACAATATTGCTCCTGGATCTCGACACCGGACAGCATGAGGCCGTTCTTCTGCCGCACCACCGCTTTGAGATCGCGGTCACGCGCAATATGTTTTACCGCAACGACCGGCTGATCGAGCTCGATCGCCGGCGCGCGATCGCGGCCAATCAACTCCAGGACCAGCTGCGTGGTGCCGATCTTCAACGCAGTCGCATATTCACACATATTCGCGTCGCCGATGATCAAATGCAGCCGCCGGTATTTCTTGGGATCGGCATGGGGTTCGTCCCGCGTATTCAGGATCGGGCGATTGTGCATCGTGTCGACGCTCAGATCCGTTTCCATGAAGTCGGCCCGTTGCGAGAGCTGATACGAGCCCGGCACGAAACCGCTTTCCTGCGCCTCCACCCCCACCTTGCCGGCCCCGGCAATCACCTGGCGGCTGACGAGGAACGGAATCAACCCCTCTACCAGCGTGGGAAACGGGATCGCGCGCGGGACCAGATAGTTGTCGTGACAGCCATAGCTGTGGCCATGAAAATCGGAGTTGTTCTTGTAGACCTGCACATGCGGTCCGCCCAACGTCCGGTTTCTCCGCTCAGCTGCGCGCTGCACCACCCGCTCGCCGGCCCGGTCATGGGCCAGCAGATCGCGCAAGGTGCGGCACTCGGGAGTGGAGTATTCCGGGTGCGTATGGTCGTTGTAAAACCGGGCGCCATTCGGCAGCACCAGGTCGCTCTTCATCTCGTGAAACGAAAAGGGCCGGTGCGCATCGACCTTGGCGAACTCATCCTCTTCCTTGTCCTGCTGGAGGCCGGACACCCGGAACCCGCGCGAATCTTCATGCGGATCTTCGCCGCTGTAATCCCACCGCCGCTCGAAGGAGGCGGTCAGGTGCGCCCGCACCAGCTCCATCGACTCGACGACCGGATCCACCACGTCGAGATCCTCGCGCGTAATGCCGTACTCTGTTTCAATGCCAAAGAGACGCATAATTCGTTGCGTGGCGAGAGGCACGAGGCCAGGGGCTAGCGGTTCAGACGATCCCCCTAGCCTCTCGCCCCACACCCCTTGCCTCACTCAAATAATCTGACTCACCAGCCGTTCCTCGGTCTGCCGGCCATGACGGAACGACGACACGCCGACCACCTGGTCGGGATGATGATCGAGCAGCTTCAGCCACTCTTCCGCCGCATCGTCCGGCGGCAGCATCTCGCCTTCGCGGAACTCTTCCGATGCCGCGTCCAGCACATCTTTCGCCATCAGGCCGGCCGGTGTCCCGGATTGAATCGTCCGGTCGATCGCCTTTTCCTTCGCGCGCTGCACGATGGAAGAGAGAATCGCGCCGCTCACGAGATCGCCCCGATAGAGCACCTTGTGCTGCCCGTTGCGCAACCGGATCGAGAGCACCCGGTTCTCATCGGTCCGCTTGAAGATCGTCTCGATGACGTCGCCAACCAGCGCCTGCAAGGCCGCCGCCTTCTCGCCACCCCGCTCCGCCACATAGGCGGCGTCCAGCGGCAGGTCTTCCCGCAGATACACTTTCAGAATCTCTCCCGCCGACTCGCGATTGGGCCGGCTCACCTTGATCTTGCGGTCGATCCGGCCTGGACGCAGGACCGCCGGATCGATCAGGTCCGGCCGATTCGACGCCAGGATGATCACCACGTCGCGCAATGACTCGATCCCGTCCATTTCGGAACAGAACATCGGAACGAGCGTGCTTGAAATATTGAACGAACGCGAGGCCCGCCTGGTGCCGAGAATCGACTCCGCCTCGTCGATGAAAATAAAAGGCAAGGCGCCTTCACGCCGCCTGGCTCTCGCTTTGGCAAAGAGATCGCGCACCATCCGCTCGGATTCCCCGAGCCACATATTCAATATCTCAGGCCCCTTGATGTGGAGAAAGGCGCCGCCGGTAATAGGCACCTGCGTTTCACCCTGGCCGCCCTCGGGCATCGATTCACTGACCAGCTTCGCGAGACTCGCCGCCGCCGCCTGACCGATCAGGGTCTTGCCGCAACCGGGCGGGCCATAGAGCAGAAATCCTTTAGGCTGTGTGAACTTGAATTGCTGGAAGGTTTCCGCGTGCAACAGGGGATATTCGATCGCCTTGCGAATCGCGCCGATCGCCTCCTGCTGGCCGCCGATCTGTTCCCACGTGACCGTCGGCACTTCATCCAGCACGTGCGTCTTGGCTTTCCGATCTTCGAGCTTCTCAATCGCGATGCGATGGCCCGGATCAATGCGCAATTCATCGCCGGCCTTGAGGTCCACACCCGCGAGATCGCTCGACCGCTGGAGGATCATGGACTGCCGCCCCATCTCCTGCTCGAATCGCAACCGCCCGTCCGGCAAGGCTTCGGCCAGTTTGAGCACCGGCCCGCTCCGGTCATAGCCCAGCG is a window of Nitrospira sp. DNA encoding:
- a CDS encoding proteasome subunit alpha: MGMQGDFFQLLKEQGYTLGSPGQAGNGQELTSATTILAFKYRDGVLVAGDRRATAGNMVMYDRTDKVLEIDRHSVMAIAGVPATAYEMVRVLEHSFKYYRRTQLQELSFEGKLRAVSKLLKENVAAALAGTGAVVPVFAGYDFEQGTAKIFFYDILGAEFEGVEYAVSGSGSPTIRGILHYVNTWGERPLVQLNEEEATIQALRLLTSAAEFDSATGGVNREASLYPVIKLITQDGLRTIPDSTLKPLFETKVSRHV
- a CDS encoding ubiquitin-like protein UBact, which gives rise to MTYTSMPERREGPGDPMPKAPSPLEEGSGPKRPDIGSPDKDSLMKRMKKVDPKQAERYRQRTGE
- a CDS encoding proteasome accessory factor PafA2 family protein, producing the protein MRLFGIETEYGITREDLDVVDPVVESMELVRAHLTASFERRWDYSGEDPHEDSRGFRVSGLQQDKEEDEFAKVDAHRPFSFHEMKSDLVLPNGARFYNDHTHPEYSTPECRTLRDLLAHDRAGERVVQRAAERRNRTLGGPHVQVYKNNSDFHGHSYGCHDNYLVPRAIPFPTLVEGLIPFLVSRQVIAGAGKVGVEAQESGFVPGSYQLSQRADFMETDLSVDTMHNRPILNTRDEPHADPKKYRRLHLIIGDANMCEYATALKIGTTQLVLELIGRDRAPAIELDQPVVAVKHIARDRDLKAVVRQKNGLMLSGVEIQEQYCAAAEAEFAGSDPDTDWILREWRQTLTLLTTDRAQLVGRLDWVTKLWLLETFMREERIGWDDPWLASLDLEYHNVNAERGLYLGLEAEGKVWRMTTEADIERALSAGPSDTRGGLRGLCVRRFPDQIKSMQWERIQFSGGLMPKTLEMGDLFTPEDVKACAAVLEAAASPAEAMTAWNRRKDARS
- a CDS encoding AAA family ATPase, which translates into the protein MSDHRADDKGPGGPSDTGAGKRPASAAADPLELIEQCLASFPENDPRQQILYKLRHSVMLNAASQQQREAEYKKISEVVGKLTAPANRIGTLLDLPGEGLARIVVGGAEYYTNVDPRVPADVLKIGTQILVNEAYAVIKTLGYDRSGPVLKLAEALPDGRLRFEQEMGRQSMILQRSSDLAGVDLKAGDELRIDPGHRIAIEKLEDRKAKTHVLDEVPTVTWEQIGGQQEAIGAIRKAIEYPLLHAETFQQFKFTQPKGFLLYGPPGCGKTLIGQAAAASLAKLVSESMPEGGQGETQVPITGGAFLHIKGPEILNMWLGESERMVRDLFAKARARRREGALPFIFIDEAESILGTRRASRSFNISSTLVPMFCSEMDGIESLRDVVIILASNRPDLIDPAVLRPGRIDRKIKVSRPNRESAGEILKVYLREDLPLDAAYVAERGGEKAAALQALVGDVIETIFKRTDENRVLSIRLRNGQHKVLYRGDLVSGAILSSIVQRAKEKAIDRTIQSGTPAGLMAKDVLDAASEEFREGEMLPPDDAAEEWLKLLDHHPDQVVGVSSFRHGRQTEERLVSQII